In one Candidatus Peribacter riflensis genomic region, the following are encoded:
- a CDS encoding phosphoesterase RecJ domain-containing protein: MSLSPQELSAATRAIQDNQRILIVCHANVDPDALSGALSCFQLFRALGKDVTVVCPDSPPESLRFLPGFERVEEQLIESQNFVITVNLEEGVEVDKLRYTVEDHRVNIIVVPKNGRIRPQQIALGEGEQRYDLIVVVDTADLPLLGSLYVHHVDLFSEIPVLNVDHHISNTRYGQLQLIDTTSASVTEVLYHWFLHVPEWREKMTPDLATLLLTGLITDTRSFQNPNTTPRSLEVAAELLDLGARQQEIIQNIYKTKPLTTLKIWGRALNRIQVDDAAKIAWSAVSLADLTEMGAHSKEVSGILDELISTIPDADAHVIFVEMEEGGIKASLRSSPAIDANQLAAKLFKGGGHPRAAGFRLPSPSNFQLAVLEAVQKIREGMVRQREEGERLPGQERKAVPPVLPVQKPVPSPGKAAPAEPRKSGSSLDIVEELSHRKGGKKRTGSASKGEESNAS; the protein is encoded by the coding sequence ATGAGCTTATCCCCCCAGGAGCTATCGGCTGCCACACGCGCGATTCAGGACAATCAGCGCATCCTCATCGTGTGCCATGCCAACGTGGATCCCGATGCCCTTTCAGGGGCGCTGTCGTGCTTCCAGCTCTTCCGTGCCCTCGGCAAGGATGTGACGGTGGTCTGCCCCGATTCCCCGCCCGAATCGCTCCGTTTTCTGCCCGGCTTCGAGCGCGTGGAGGAGCAGCTCATCGAGTCGCAGAATTTCGTCATCACGGTGAACCTGGAGGAAGGGGTGGAGGTGGATAAGCTCCGGTACACCGTGGAGGATCACCGCGTGAATATCATCGTCGTGCCCAAGAACGGGCGCATCCGGCCGCAGCAGATCGCACTCGGAGAAGGGGAGCAGCGTTATGACCTGATCGTGGTCGTGGATACGGCCGATCTGCCGCTCTTGGGGTCGCTCTACGTCCACCATGTAGATCTCTTCTCCGAGATCCCCGTGCTCAATGTCGATCATCACATCAGCAATACGCGCTACGGCCAGCTCCAACTCATCGACACGACATCGGCCAGCGTCACCGAGGTGCTCTACCACTGGTTCCTGCACGTGCCAGAATGGCGCGAGAAAATGACGCCGGATCTCGCGACACTCCTCCTCACGGGTCTCATCACCGACACCCGGAGTTTTCAGAACCCCAACACGACGCCCCGCTCGCTCGAAGTGGCTGCAGAGCTCCTCGATCTCGGAGCGCGCCAGCAGGAGATCATCCAGAACATTTACAAGACCAAGCCCCTCACGACCCTGAAGATCTGGGGACGTGCCTTGAACCGCATTCAGGTGGATGACGCGGCCAAGATCGCCTGGTCCGCAGTGAGCCTGGCGGACCTGACCGAGATGGGGGCGCACAGCAAAGAGGTATCGGGCATTCTCGATGAACTCATTTCGACGATTCCCGATGCGGATGCGCATGTCATTTTCGTTGAGATGGAGGAGGGCGGTATCAAAGCCAGCCTGCGTTCCTCGCCTGCGATCGATGCCAACCAGCTTGCAGCCAAGCTCTTCAAGGGTGGGGGTCATCCCCGTGCCGCCGGTTTCCGTCTGCCATCCCCTTCCAATTTCCAGCTCGCGGTGCTCGAGGCGGTGCAGAAAATCCGGGAAGGTATGGTTCGGCAGCGTGAGGAGGGGGAGCGCCTTCCCGGGCAGGAGCGCAAAGCTGTCCCACCCGTTTTGCCCGTCCAGAAGCCCGTTCCGTCCCCCGGCAAGGCTGCTCCTGCGGAGCCACGGAAGAGCGGCTCCTCCCTCGATATCGTCGAGGAGCTGAGTCACCGGAAGGGGGGCAAGAAGCGTACCGGGAGTGCATCGAAGGGAGAGGAGTCGAATGCATCGTGA
- a CDS encoding enolase (2-phosphoglycerate dehydratase) — protein sequence MPTIQSLHARQILDSRGTPTVEVDCLLSDGSFGRAAVPSGASTGSHEALELRDGDKKLYGGKSVLKAVTHVNGTIATAMVGKDVADQRIIDGALIALDGTDMKNKLGANAILGVSMAVCRARAVSEKLPLYRSLATQFSVKETGLLPVPMMNVMNGGKHADSGLSLQECMIVPVGFSRFSDALRAGVEVFMTLKKLLHDAGHITAVGDEGGFAPRVKDSAEAFGFLAKAIDEAGYGGTVKLAIDAAASEFCTKGVYTVDGKKFSSQELTQFYAALCDRYPLVSIEDSHSEDDWDGFKEMQKMLGKKIQLVGDDLLVTNVERLKKAIAEKAANAILIKLNQIGTVSETVDAVQLAQKNGWRTIISHRSGETEDTFIADLAVALGTGQIKTGSASRTDRVCKYNQLLRIEEELGGKAKYVSPF from the coding sequence GTGCCGACTATTCAATCTCTCCACGCCAGACAGATCCTCGACTCCCGCGGGACGCCCACGGTTGAGGTGGATTGCCTGCTCTCCGATGGGTCGTTCGGACGTGCCGCCGTGCCCTCGGGCGCATCCACCGGCTCGCACGAGGCGCTGGAACTCCGGGATGGAGACAAGAAGCTCTACGGAGGGAAATCCGTTCTGAAGGCGGTGACCCATGTGAATGGAACCATTGCGACGGCCATGGTCGGGAAGGACGTCGCAGACCAGCGGATCATAGACGGGGCGCTCATTGCCCTCGACGGAACGGATATGAAAAACAAGCTGGGTGCCAATGCCATTCTCGGGGTTTCGATGGCGGTGTGCCGCGCGCGTGCAGTCAGCGAAAAACTGCCCCTCTACCGGTCGCTCGCCACGCAATTCTCGGTGAAGGAGACGGGGCTCTTGCCGGTGCCGATGATGAACGTGATGAACGGCGGCAAGCATGCAGACAGCGGCCTCTCGCTGCAGGAGTGCATGATCGTGCCCGTCGGGTTTTCCCGCTTCTCCGATGCGCTTCGGGCGGGGGTGGAGGTCTTCATGACCTTAAAGAAGCTCCTGCACGACGCGGGGCACATCACGGCCGTGGGGGATGAGGGGGGGTTTGCGCCGCGTGTGAAGGATAGTGCGGAAGCGTTTGGCTTTCTGGCCAAGGCCATCGATGAGGCGGGATACGGAGGCACGGTGAAACTGGCTATCGATGCGGCTGCGTCCGAGTTCTGTACCAAAGGCGTCTATACCGTAGATGGAAAGAAGTTCTCCTCACAGGAGCTCACGCAGTTCTATGCCGCTCTCTGCGATCGCTACCCGCTCGTGAGCATCGAAGACAGTCACAGTGAAGATGACTGGGATGGGTTCAAAGAGATGCAGAAGATGCTTGGAAAAAAGATTCAGCTCGTCGGTGATGATCTGCTGGTGACGAATGTCGAGCGGCTCAAGAAGGCGATTGCAGAGAAGGCGGCCAATGCCATTCTCATCAAGCTCAATCAAATCGGAACAGTGAGTGAAACGGTCGATGCCGTTCAGCTGGCGCAGAAGAACGGCTGGAGGACGATCATCAGCCACCGCAGCGGCGAGACGGAAGATACGTTCATTGCAGATCTCGCCGTGGCCCTCGGCACGGGGCAGATCAAGACGGGCTCCGCCTCGCGCACGGATCGGGTGTGTAAGTACAACCAGCTTCTGCGCATTGAGGAGGAATTGGGAGGTAAGGCGAAGTATGTTTCTCCTTTCTAA
- a CDS encoding phosphatidylglycerol:prolipoprotein diacylglycerol transferase, protein MFQAFPFGPFLIWTSVVFLLIGIWVSTEFFLRLASAANLSLQHFREHAWLYLLAFLAGGRFFAIVAQYRVYWNDLLRIFIVWDGGFSFLGGAIGIGIVLFWATRNHRATFLQWLDVLLPATMLGSTFSWLGLFFAGHSYGKPTDVFWGVTYESISVRYAVPIHPVQLYYAIFSLFLTFLLLVLRKYGKRAGTETLIGIICASIGTFILEYFRGDFTIPVFATTLDFVILLSLFVSLGVFAVIELMLSRRSLFLFEGALLVVFGGYALLRSQLPLETHELRFSQFLAVLALLATVVYVVVHRRRYPHL, encoded by the coding sequence ATGTTTCAGGCGTTCCCCTTCGGTCCGTTTCTCATCTGGACCTCCGTCGTCTTCCTGCTCATCGGCATCTGGGTCTCGACGGAATTCTTCTTGAGGCTGGCGAGTGCGGCCAATCTCTCACTGCAGCACTTCCGTGAGCACGCGTGGCTCTACCTGCTCGCGTTCCTCGCCGGAGGCCGCTTCTTCGCCATCGTGGCCCAGTATCGTGTGTACTGGAACGATCTCTTGCGCATCTTCATCGTGTGGGATGGGGGATTCAGCTTTCTGGGCGGAGCCATCGGCATCGGCATTGTTCTCTTCTGGGCCACGCGCAACCATCGCGCCACCTTCCTCCAGTGGCTGGACGTGCTGCTGCCGGCCACGATGCTCGGGTCCACGTTCAGCTGGCTCGGTCTCTTCTTCGCCGGGCACTCCTACGGCAAGCCCACCGATGTCTTCTGGGGGGTGACGTACGAGTCGATCAGCGTGCGCTACGCCGTTCCGATTCATCCGGTGCAACTCTACTATGCCATCTTTTCGCTCTTCCTCACGTTCCTGCTCCTGGTGCTGCGCAAGTACGGCAAACGGGCAGGAACCGAGACGCTCATTGGCATCATCTGTGCCAGCATCGGCACATTCATCCTGGAGTACTTTCGCGGGGATTTCACAATTCCGGTGTTCGCCACCACGCTGGATTTCGTCATCCTCCTCTCGCTCTTCGTGAGCCTGGGCGTCTTCGCGGTCATTGAGCTCATGCTCTCGCGCCGTTCGCTCTTCCTGTTCGAGGGTGCCCTGCTCGTCGTGTTCGGCGGCTATGCGCTCCTGCGCTCTCAGCTTCCGCTCGAAACGCATGAGCTCCGGTTCAGCCAGTTCCTCGCGGTGCTGGCACTTCTCGCCACCGTCGTGTACGTTGTCGTCCACCGGCGACGGTATCCTCATCTTTAG
- a CDS encoding threonyl-tRNA synthetase: MAKKSIGNAVPESLHNMRHSLAHVLAQAVQNLWPDTQITIGPPIDTGCYYDFLFAEPISDADFSKIEKEMRRIIGSAQTFEVEELAIPASVKYWKDRGQTFKVELVEDLAKAGETKVTHYRNVDKSGKETFTDLCRGGHVTSLNEIPPDGFKITSLAGAYWRGKETNAQLTRLYVAAFGSKQELNEYLTMMEEAKKRDHRKLGKELDLFTFSEMVGPGLPLWTPKGTIIADQIEALAKEMEEKGGYMRVRTPHIAKGALYERTGHLAHYRTSMFPPMELDGEEEYYLKPMNCPHHHEIFASRPRSYRDLPMRLAEYGHCYRYEDSGALFGLMRVRSLSMNDAHMYVTEEQFEDEFNAVVDLYLTYFAIFDIQKYVMRLSLHSPEGLGKKYVDNEALWLKTEDMVRKALKKKGIEFVEVPDEAAFYGPKIDVEVWSAIGREFTLATNQVDFDVPGKVGLKYTDKDGTEKVPLCIHRAPLGTHERFIGFLIEHFAGHFPLWLAPVQAMIIPVAEPHEVPARHVQTALKEQGIRCEVLPSTDSLGKRIRAGEQQRVPYLLVVGDKEVADNSVAVRNVLTKKQVSVPLKEFIEKTKEDIRLRRLACSIGS, translated from the coding sequence ATGGCAAAGAAATCCATCGGAAACGCTGTCCCAGAATCGCTGCACAACATGCGTCACTCGCTGGCCCATGTGCTGGCGCAGGCCGTGCAGAACCTCTGGCCCGATACGCAGATCACGATCGGTCCGCCGATCGACACGGGCTGCTACTACGATTTCCTGTTCGCAGAGCCCATTTCCGATGCCGATTTTTCCAAGATCGAGAAAGAGATGCGTCGTATCATCGGCTCGGCGCAGACGTTTGAGGTGGAAGAACTTGCGATCCCTGCATCTGTGAAGTACTGGAAGGACCGTGGGCAGACCTTCAAGGTGGAGCTGGTCGAGGATCTGGCGAAGGCAGGGGAGACCAAAGTGACGCACTACCGCAACGTGGACAAGAGCGGCAAAGAGACCTTCACCGATCTCTGCCGCGGAGGGCATGTGACGAGCCTGAACGAGATTCCCCCCGATGGATTCAAAATCACGAGTCTGGCTGGCGCGTACTGGCGGGGCAAAGAAACGAACGCGCAGCTCACGCGCCTCTACGTCGCCGCATTCGGGAGTAAGCAGGAGCTCAATGAATACCTCACGATGATGGAGGAGGCCAAGAAGCGCGATCACCGCAAACTGGGCAAGGAGCTGGACCTCTTCACCTTCTCCGAAATGGTGGGGCCGGGCCTTCCGCTCTGGACGCCCAAGGGCACGATCATCGCTGACCAGATCGAGGCGCTCGCGAAAGAGATGGAGGAGAAGGGCGGCTACATGCGCGTGCGCACGCCGCACATTGCCAAGGGCGCTCTCTACGAGCGAACGGGACATCTGGCGCACTACCGGACGTCCATGTTCCCGCCGATGGAGCTGGATGGAGAGGAGGAGTACTACCTGAAGCCCATGAACTGCCCGCACCACCACGAGATTTTCGCCAGCCGTCCCCGGAGCTACCGCGATCTGCCCATGCGTCTCGCGGAGTACGGGCACTGCTATCGCTACGAGGACAGCGGGGCCTTGTTCGGCCTCATGCGCGTGCGGTCGCTCTCAATGAACGATGCGCACATGTACGTGACGGAGGAGCAGTTCGAAGACGAATTCAACGCGGTGGTCGACCTGTACCTCACGTACTTCGCGATCTTCGATATTCAGAAGTACGTCATGCGGCTCTCGCTGCACTCACCCGAGGGACTCGGCAAGAAGTATGTCGATAACGAGGCGCTGTGGCTCAAGACGGAGGACATGGTGCGCAAGGCCCTCAAGAAGAAGGGGATCGAGTTCGTCGAGGTGCCGGATGAAGCGGCCTTCTACGGACCCAAGATCGATGTCGAAGTGTGGAGCGCCATCGGCCGGGAGTTCACGCTTGCCACGAACCAGGTGGATTTTGACGTGCCGGGCAAGGTGGGCCTCAAGTACACCGATAAGGACGGTACCGAGAAGGTGCCGCTCTGCATCCACCGTGCCCCCCTCGGAACGCACGAACGGTTCATCGGGTTCCTCATCGAGCACTTCGCCGGGCACTTCCCATTGTGGCTCGCTCCTGTGCAGGCGATGATCATCCCCGTGGCGGAGCCGCACGAGGTTCCCGCGCGGCACGTGCAGACGGCCCTGAAGGAGCAGGGGATCCGCTGCGAGGTCCTGCCTTCGACCGATTCGCTCGGTAAACGCATCCGGGCAGGGGAGCAGCAGCGCGTGCCGTACCTGCTGGTCGTTGGGGATAAAGAAGTCGCCGATAATTCCGTGGCCGTCCGCAACGTTCTGACCAAGAAGCAGGTCTCTGTGCCGCTCAAGGAATTCATCGAAAAGACGAAAGAGGATATCCGGCTGCGGCGGCTTGCGTGTTCCATCGGCTCTTAA
- a CDS encoding chromosomal replication initiator protein, with the protein MAEQVSQELWIAILRKLEEKLQRSAFITWFKDTAILGREAGTLIVGLPLPMSLSWHMEHYRAMTLEIAQGIDPLIEKIVYTVDGGLKDSRERTVDLLEVFPEQKRRKLPGKPEVKMAEGVISKILNPRYTLEHFVVGANSRLAHAACQSVAAAPGGRYNPLFLYGGVGLGKTHLLQATGNDILRKMPRSVVVYTTTEDFTNQVIEAIRQQKMEQFRRRYRQVDVLIIDDVQFLANKERTQEEFFHTFNALYEDRKQVILSADRPPQELQLEDRLISRFARGMIADISVPDYETRLAILVEKAREYELMIDMTVLQFIAEHTTRNVRELEGILMQAVAQYELESRMPTVKSIAEIMRKLSRDPHAEEEHVGFETTPKRAPTFQDVLESVSRYYSVSVQDMIGQSRVREILVPRQIAMFLGKKHLRMSYVRLGEVFSGRDHTTVMNACGKIDAKMQNDPQLLREVRAMEQELGVV; encoded by the coding sequence ATGGCGGAACAGGTGAGCCAGGAACTCTGGATCGCCATCCTCCGCAAACTGGAAGAAAAATTGCAGCGCAGCGCCTTCATCACGTGGTTCAAAGACACGGCGATTCTGGGCAGGGAGGCCGGCACGCTCATCGTGGGGCTGCCGCTCCCCATGTCACTCTCGTGGCACATGGAACACTACCGCGCCATGACGCTCGAGATCGCGCAGGGCATTGATCCGCTCATCGAGAAAATCGTCTACACGGTGGATGGGGGGCTCAAAGACAGCCGCGAGCGGACGGTGGATCTGCTCGAAGTCTTTCCGGAACAGAAGCGCCGCAAGCTGCCGGGCAAGCCCGAGGTGAAGATGGCGGAGGGGGTCATCAGCAAGATTTTGAATCCCCGCTACACGCTGGAACACTTCGTCGTCGGCGCCAACAGCCGTCTCGCGCATGCGGCCTGCCAGTCGGTGGCGGCGGCTCCGGGCGGCCGCTACAACCCGCTCTTCCTCTACGGCGGAGTGGGGTTGGGCAAGACGCACCTGCTGCAGGCCACGGGCAACGATATCCTCCGCAAGATGCCGCGGTCCGTCGTGGTGTACACGACCACCGAGGACTTCACGAATCAGGTCATCGAGGCGATCCGGCAGCAGAAGATGGAGCAGTTCCGTCGCCGCTATCGGCAGGTAGACGTGCTCATCATCGACGACGTGCAGTTCCTGGCGAACAAGGAGCGCACGCAGGAGGAATTTTTCCACACGTTCAACGCCCTCTACGAAGACCGCAAGCAGGTCATTCTCTCGGCCGACCGTCCGCCGCAGGAACTGCAGCTCGAAGACCGTCTCATCTCGCGCTTCGCGCGTGGCATGATCGCCGATATTTCCGTGCCCGATTACGAGACGCGGCTGGCTATTCTCGTCGAGAAAGCACGGGAGTACGAACTCATGATCGACATGACGGTGCTCCAGTTTATCGCGGAGCACACCACGAGAAACGTCCGCGAACTGGAGGGAATCCTGATGCAGGCGGTGGCGCAGTACGAGCTGGAGTCGCGCATGCCCACGGTGAAGAGTATCGCCGAGATCATGCGAAAGCTCAGCCGCGATCCGCATGCGGAGGAGGAGCACGTCGGCTTCGAGACGACCCCCAAGCGTGCCCCCACGTTTCAGGATGTGCTGGAATCGGTCAGCCGCTACTACTCCGTCTCAGTGCAGGACATGATCGGTCAGTCACGCGTGCGCGAGATCCTGGTGCCCCGCCAGATCGCGATGTTCCTGGGCAAGAAGCACCTGCGCATGAGCTACGTGCGCCTCGGCGAAGTCTTCTCGGGCCGCGACCACACCACCGTGATGAATGCGTGCGGCAAGATCGACGCGAAGATGCAGAATGATCCGCAGTTGCTCCGCGAAGTCCGCGCAATGGAGCAGGAATTAGGCGTGGTATAA
- a CDS encoding membrane-associated zinc metalloprotease: protein MLLTVVAFVFLLTLLILIHEYGHFIAARSAGVTVEEFGFGLPPKARTLFTRHGTKFTLNWVPFGGFVRLRGETAMMPNERNRPGSFHQASFTARIVILSAGVFMNFVLAFVLLTFGFSLGRWVPTYFTMEEMQAHADRGIIAMEPGVIIEQVLSGGPAAVAGVPAESILLSVDGTSVVAAEQVSKMQEKKRRVVYTVLVGEGEAAQEQKFTVTLKEGKAGVVISTFPRSLSAPLRSVGTSMLLALREAKIMTVQTMLGIGTLVSSLAQSGRVPEGITGIVGIAQLTYTSVQAGFMTYLRLVALISLSLAILNFLPFPALDGGRLLFVLVEAVTRRPLNRRFEAYSNALGFSVLILLILLITFYDIIRLF from the coding sequence ATGCTTCTCACAGTAGTGGCCTTTGTCTTCCTGCTGACCCTGCTCATCCTCATCCATGAGTACGGGCACTTCATCGCGGCGCGGAGCGCTGGGGTGACGGTGGAGGAATTTGGCTTCGGCTTGCCGCCAAAGGCACGCACGCTCTTCACGCGCCATGGGACGAAGTTCACGCTCAACTGGGTGCCCTTCGGAGGGTTTGTGCGTCTGAGGGGCGAGACGGCGATGATGCCCAACGAACGGAACCGGCCCGGCAGTTTTCATCAGGCCTCCTTCACGGCGCGCATCGTGATTCTGTCGGCAGGCGTGTTCATGAATTTCGTACTCGCCTTCGTGCTCCTCACGTTCGGCTTCTCACTCGGACGGTGGGTGCCCACCTACTTCACGATGGAAGAGATGCAGGCGCATGCCGACCGCGGCATCATCGCGATGGAACCCGGTGTGATCATCGAGCAGGTGCTGAGCGGCGGCCCGGCGGCTGTGGCGGGTGTGCCCGCCGAGAGCATTCTGCTCTCCGTCGACGGAACGTCTGTGGTTGCCGCCGAGCAGGTGAGCAAGATGCAGGAGAAGAAGCGGAGAGTGGTGTACACGGTGCTCGTCGGGGAAGGGGAGGCGGCGCAGGAACAGAAGTTCACCGTGACGCTCAAAGAGGGCAAAGCCGGTGTGGTCATCTCCACCTTCCCGCGTTCGCTCTCGGCCCCGTTGCGTTCGGTGGGCACCTCGATGCTCCTCGCACTGCGAGAAGCGAAAATCATGACCGTGCAGACCATGCTCGGCATCGGGACGCTCGTGTCGTCTCTCGCACAGAGCGGGAGGGTCCCCGAAGGGATCACGGGCATCGTGGGGATCGCCCAGCTCACCTACACCTCGGTGCAGGCCGGCTTCATGACGTACCTGCGTCTGGTCGCTCTCATCAGCTTGAGCCTCGCTATTTTGAATTTCCTGCCGTTCCCGGCCCTGGATGGCGGGCGGCTTCTCTTCGTGCTCGTCGAGGCCGTGACACGACGGCCCTTGAACCGCCGCTTCGAGGCCTACTCGAACGCGCTCGGGTTCTCGGTGCTCATTCTGCTCATCCTCCTCATCACGTTCTATGACATCATCCGCCTCTTCTAG
- a CDS encoding competence protein F — protein sequence MWQLFLDLFFPRRSLAGAEGEWMTEEERRTLIPHPVIEEAADLKRRGIRSLDRLVAASTYADSPLLKKAIHTFKYGHVRWLDKELGRLIVQTLTEIDHSSQITKNNHGETLGGSDGTRRWSRTFEGRVGSREGNRRLPSREIVLCPVPLHWARRFQRGFNQSELLARVVARERGLTVLPLLKRRRWTGSQMKRTREERLTGVQGAFCCTTDHPPAHVVLIDDLSTTGATLESCARALREAGVFSVEGWVVAHDHRRGD from the coding sequence ATGTGGCAGCTCTTCCTCGATCTCTTCTTCCCACGCCGTTCTCTTGCGGGAGCGGAAGGGGAGTGGATGACGGAGGAGGAACGCCGCACACTCATTCCCCACCCGGTCATCGAAGAAGCTGCCGATCTGAAGCGCCGCGGCATCCGCTCTTTGGATCGCCTCGTCGCCGCGAGCACGTATGCGGATTCACCGCTCTTAAAGAAGGCGATTCATACGTTCAAGTACGGACACGTTCGATGGTTGGATAAAGAGCTTGGTCGACTCATCGTGCAGACACTCACCGAGATTGATCATTCTTCTCAGATAACAAAAAACAATCACGGCGAAACGCTGGGTGGCTCTGACGGGACCCGGCGTTGGAGCCGTACCTTTGAGGGAAGGGTGGGTTCGCGGGAGGGAAACCGTAGGTTACCATCCCGCGAAATTGTTCTCTGCCCGGTTCCGCTTCACTGGGCACGGCGGTTCCAGCGCGGATTCAACCAGTCGGAGCTTCTCGCCCGTGTCGTTGCCAGAGAGCGGGGACTCACCGTTCTGCCGCTCCTCAAGCGCAGGCGTTGGACCGGATCGCAGATGAAGCGCACGCGCGAAGAACGACTCACGGGGGTCCAAGGGGCGTTTTGCTGCACAACGGATCATCCGCCGGCGCATGTCGTCCTCATCGATGATCTCTCGACGACCGGCGCGACACTTGAGAGTTGCGCGCGTGCCCTCAGAGAAGCAGGCGTCTTCTCTGTAGAAGGATGGGTGGTTGCCCACGATCATCGGCGAGGTGACTGA
- a CDS encoding dUTP pyrophosphatase, which translates to MQVAIQRVDASLPLPSYHTAGAVGFDLITRETTVIEPKKIALVPGNVIVKVPEGHALLILPRSSLPRKKALVCPHSIGVIDCDYHGPEDEIKVQVQNISDAPVTVERGERIAQGMFVKVERAEWAEVDGHGAQTRGGFGSTGTHVQ; encoded by the coding sequence ATGCAGGTCGCCATTCAGCGGGTCGATGCCTCTCTCCCCCTCCCCAGTTACCACACGGCCGGGGCAGTGGGCTTTGACCTGATCACGCGCGAGACGACGGTGATTGAGCCCAAGAAGATCGCGCTGGTTCCGGGCAACGTGATCGTGAAGGTGCCGGAAGGGCATGCCCTCCTGATCCTCCCCCGGTCCTCCCTCCCGAGGAAGAAGGCGCTCGTCTGTCCACACTCGATCGGCGTCATCGACTGCGACTACCACGGGCCGGAGGATGAGATCAAAGTGCAGGTGCAGAACATTTCCGATGCGCCCGTCACCGTGGAGCGCGGCGAACGCATCGCGCAGGGCATGTTCGTGAAGGTGGAGCGCGCGGAATGGGCCGAAGTGGACGGGCACGGCGCGCAGACGCGGGGCGGATTCGGCTCCACCGGCACTCACGTTCAGTAA
- a CDS encoding cell division protein FtsZ — protein MSDTLRSLFSGSRASSNGSNHDDSPIVSREVRPEATPGARLVVLGTGGGGSNAVKRMIDSKVQGVEFIALNTDMQALYHNPAPRKITIGRGTTRGLGAGANPDVGKKAAEESSAEIQAALEGADMIFITAGLGGGTGSGSIHVIAEIARSMGILTVAVVTKPFSFEGLKRKQQAEDAIANLKGKVDTLITIPNDKILSLIDKTTPLTEAFQVVDEVLQHAIEGISNLITEHGLINVDFADVKSIMQDAGTALMGIGYGTGDSRAAEAARAAIDSPLLDLSISGAKGVLFNITGGNDLSMFEVDEAARIITEAADPEANVIFGAVIDEKFTGEVKVTVIATGFDEAHLDGLPAIGAARGIKPGVHKPARFSEESFDASQGRREPAKTSFLEPAKTSTLGLSEEELEVPAFMRKPISK, from the coding sequence ATGTCCGATACGCTCCGCTCTCTCTTCTCCGGCTCCCGCGCATCATCGAATGGTTCCAATCATGATGACAGCCCGATTGTCTCGCGCGAGGTGCGTCCCGAGGCCACGCCCGGCGCACGTTTAGTCGTCCTTGGTACGGGCGGCGGCGGCAGCAATGCCGTGAAGCGCATGATCGACTCCAAGGTGCAGGGCGTGGAATTCATCGCCCTGAACACCGATATGCAGGCGCTCTACCACAACCCGGCTCCGCGCAAGATCACCATCGGTCGCGGAACGACGCGGGGACTGGGGGCCGGTGCCAATCCGGATGTGGGAAAGAAGGCCGCGGAGGAGAGCAGCGCCGAGATCCAGGCAGCCCTGGAGGGTGCAGACATGATCTTCATCACGGCGGGACTGGGCGGCGGAACGGGCAGCGGAAGCATCCATGTGATTGCCGAGATCGCCCGGAGCATGGGGATTCTGACGGTGGCGGTCGTCACCAAGCCGTTCAGCTTCGAGGGGCTCAAGAGAAAGCAGCAGGCCGAGGATGCCATCGCGAATCTGAAGGGCAAGGTGGATACGCTCATCACGATTCCGAATGACAAGATCCTCTCGCTCATCGACAAGACCACCCCGCTCACCGAGGCCTTCCAGGTCGTGGATGAGGTGCTGCAGCATGCCATCGAGGGCATTTCGAACCTCATCACCGAGCATGGTCTCATCAACGTGGACTTCGCCGACGTGAAATCCATCATGCAGGATGCCGGCACGGCGCTCATGGGCATCGGCTACGGCACCGGCGACAGCCGCGCCGCCGAGGCGGCCCGTGCGGCCATCGATAGCCCCCTGCTCGATCTTTCGATCTCTGGTGCCAAGGGCGTGCTCTTCAATATCACGGGCGGCAATGACCTGAGCATGTTCGAGGTGGACGAGGCGGCGCGCATCATCACCGAGGCGGCCGATCCCGAGGCGAACGTCATCTTCGGAGCCGTGATCGACGAGAAGTTCACGGGCGAGGTGAAGGTGACCGTCATCGCGACGGGCTTCGACGAGGCGCATTTGGATGGGCTGCCGGCCATCGGCGCGGCACGCGGCATCAAGCCCGGCGTGCACAAGCCTGCACGCTTCAGTGAGGAATCCTTCGACGCATCTCAGGGCCGGCGCGAACCGGCCAAGACCTCATTCCTGGAGCCCGCCAAGACGAGCACGCTGGGTTTGAGCGAAGAAGAGCTGGAGGTGCCCGCGTTCATGAGAAAGCCGATTAGCAAGTAA